The Antricoccus suffuscus sequence GCGTTCACCGGACACGGTATCTCCACGACATTTCATTCGGGCTTGGTCGTCCTGCACTATGACGACCCGGAGACCGAAGGCGTGATGGAAGAGGGCATGACGTTCACCATCGAGCCGATGATCACGCTCGGCGGCTACGACTTCACGATGTGGGATGACGGGTGGACGGCGGTGACCGCGGATCGGTCGTGGACCGCGCAGTTCGAGCACACGCTCGTCATCACCGACTCCGGCCACGAGATCCTGACCCTCCCCTGACGCCCAGCCCGTCCCAGGCCGACAAGGGGCGCAGAGCCGGGGCTAGGCCAGGTCGGTAACGATCGCGGCCAGCTCGCCACGGTCGTGCCACAACAGGGTCCGGCTCTCGACCGCGACATACTGCGCCTCGGTCGGTTCGGCGCCGCCGCGGACGGTGGCGACCAGACCGGCCACGTCGCGGCGGGCAGAGGTCTCGTCAATGTGGATCGCATCTACCGCGCCGACTGGCAGCCCATCGATGATCGACTCGCCGTCATCGCGCAGCTGGGGCGAACCGGGCGCCGACCGCGCGGCGATTACGACGCGGACTTCGGGCCCATCGGTCTCGACCAGCAGCTGGGTGCTCGTGGCCGCCGCGTCGTACAGCGCATCGAACTCAGCTTGTTCGATTTCGTCGGCGCCGAACTCGCTGGTCGGCAGGTCCGAATAATGCACGACGAGGGGTCCCGGCAACGCGCCGGCCTCGAGAAGAGTACGCAGACCACCGGGGGTCGTCGGGACGAAGATGCGGATGTCTCTGTTCATTCACATAACCCTACGAGTTCGGCCAGCGACTCCTCGATCATCTGGCTCAGCGCGTCGACATCACCCATCGCGTCGCGGTCCGCGTTGAGACCAAAACAGACGGTGCCGTCGTACGACGTGAGCCCGATGGCGAGCGCTTGGCTCTTTGCGAGTGAGACGACGGGGTACATTTCGACGAGCCGTCCCCCGGAGGCATACAGCGGATGCTGTGGTCCGGGCACGTTTGTGATGACCAGGTTGTAGACCCGCTTGGTGAGTCCCTGAGTGACTTGCGCGGCGAGCGAATGCACCGTCGGTGGGGCGAACTCGGTGAGCGACACGAGGGTGCGGGCACTGATCGCCTGCTCGGACTCGCGGTGCCCCGCCGTCGCGTAGGCGATCTGGCTCAGGCGCACTAGCGCGTTAGGCTCTCCGATCGGCAAGTCCACGAAGATCGTCGCGAGGCCGTCTGCCGGACCCACCGCCGAGCGGGCCGACGGGCGTACCGACACGGGGAGCATCGCGCGCAGTGTCGTGCTCGTGCGCACTGCCTCGCCGCGCGCCATCAGCCAAGTGCGCAACGCCCCACTGATGGTCGCGAGCGCGACGTCGTTGACCGAGCACTTCTGCCGATGGCTGACGATCTTGTAGTCGTCGAGCTTGGTGCAGGTCATGGCGAACCGGCGCTGAGCGCCGATCGGCACGTTGAGCGGGCTCGCCGATGGTGGTTGCGCCACTTTGCGCGCCGTGGTGACGATTGAACCCGCGATCTCGGCCAACCGTTTGGACGTGGTTTTGGCATCAGAAATGCCGGCCCGCCAAGTGTCGAGCACTGTCCGCGGCCGGCGTGCGTAGTCACGCATCGAAGCGGCGAGCAGCTCGATGTGTGACGGGGTCTTACGCGGATGCCACTCAGTCAGCAACCGTTTCTCGGGGATACTGCTGGTATCGAGCAGAATTTCGCTGATGTCGAAAGTGCGAACGCCGTCTACCAATGCGTGATGCGCTTTGGTGATGATGGCGACTCGGCCACGAGGCAGTCCCTCGACGAGGTAGATCTCCCAGAGCGGCCGGCTCCGATCAAGACGCCGGGACATCAGGCGACTCACGAGCTCCGCGAGTTGTTTGGACGAACCAGGAGCAGGCAACGCGGAGCGACGTACGTGGTAGCCGATATCGAACTCTTCGTCGTCGATCCATACCGGGTTGGCCAACTTCGCTGGCACGGTTGCGATCCGCTGGCGGTAGCGCGGAGCAAGTGACAGGCGATCGACGATGAGCTCGACGAAGCGGTCAAAGTCGAATCCGCCACGCGGCGGACGGACAACGAAAACCCCGCCGACGTGCATCGGCATCGTGGCATCCTCCGCGTATAGGAACGACGCGTCGCCCGCGTTGAGTCGGTCCATCGACACCTCCCGATCTTGAAAGACCAACTCCCATTGTCCAATGCCTACGACGATTGCCGGTGTCGGCGCGCCTTACCCGGCGCCGCGGCCCCGGTGAACGCCACCGCAAGCCTGCGCGTAGCGCTACGAATGCCCGACGATGGCGCCGCCTCGGCCAGTGTCCGCGCGGTCCGCAGCGCAGCGTCAACCCCGGACGGGTCGTCGGGGACGTACTCGTCGACAGCGTGGTCGGCAAATCGCCGAAACGCGTCGTCGAGCTGCCCGCGCGGGTCGCCCGAAAACAGGGTGCCGCGCACGCGGTTGGCCACGAGGACCGGACGGTTCGTCGGAATCAGCTCGGCGAGGTCCCCGAGCGCACGCACCGAGCGCGCGACCCCGACGGGGTCGGCGCTACTGACCATGACAATCCGGTCGGCGGATCCGAGTGCCGCGATCGTGGCGCCGTTACGGCGCGGCGCAACCGTGTCGTAGGACAGCTCTTCGTCTTGTTCTATCGAGAAGCCGCAGTCGACGACGGTAAACGCGGCTAGTCGGCGGGCGGTGGTGAGCACCTCTGAGATGGCCGCCGGTCGCAGCTCGGGCCAGCGGTCAACCCGCGAAATCCCCGTGAGCAGGCGAAAGTTCGGGCCAACAGCGACCGCTACCCGAGCGAGCGCGGTCGGGTCGATCGACGATGCCGCGGCCAGTCTGCAGGCCGCGGCGAGTCCGGGCGCCTCGTCCAGAAGCCCGAGCATGGGAGCGATCGCGCCGCCATACACATCGGCATCGACAAGCAGGGTCGGCACGCCCAGCCGGCTCGCCTCGTCGGCCAGCGTCAGGGCGATCGTGCTTCGTCCCGGTGATCCGGCCGGGCCCCAGACCGCGACAACCGTGCCACGACCACGGCTACGCGGCGCCGGCGGTCTGCCCGACAGCGTCTCGTGGCCCGGCGGCATCGGCGGGTCACGATGGTCTGCCGCCGAGTCGGCCAAGGGGGCCGGACCGGACGGCGCCCCGTCGAGGACGGCACGGCGTACCGCACCAGCGATTGCGGCGGATCCGGCATCGCCGGCGACCACGTGGTGCAGCCCAAGGTCTGGCAGTCGTTCTTGGGTTTGCGCCGGCGCCATCGGCTCGATGACCGCGACCAGACCGACTCCCGCGGTCCGCAGCTGCTCGACGATGTGCCGATCCAAGCCGGGCATGTCTGCCGATACGAGCAGCGCCTTCGCCGCACCGCTATAGGCCACGGCGAGCACCTCGGCCAGGTCGACGCAGCGTCGTACGACGACTACCCCGTCCTTACGGTTGTCGAAGTCGCTGACGATCTGTGCCTCCAGCTGCGAGGCGATCACCGCGGTCATGACCGTGATTTCACCGCCGGCTAGCACGGGTCCTCCTTGGCCGCCGGCGTCGATTCGAGTACGACGATCGACAACGTCTTACCCTCCGCACCGGCGATCAACCCCTCGACCTGGCAGGCCGGAACCTTGACCGAGACCTGCAGTGCCGAGGTGCTCACGGTGAGTGCACCGCTCCCCCGCCCGGACACATCCGCGACTGCGACCGCTTCGGCAACCAACGCCACCGGGGTCTGACCAGCGCCCGCGTCGGTCGCCTGGCTGTTGCTGGACTCGGCCTGTGTGGCGTAAACATTGATCGCCTGCCCGTGCGCCAACGAGGCTGGAACCCGCTGTGATGGAACGCTGAGTGCCAGAGTCACGTACGCCGATCGACGCGCGAGCGCGCTCTTGGGTAACAGTTCCCCTGCAGAAACCGCCCGGTTGAGTACCCTGCCGGCGGGACTGCTTGCACCGGACAGGTACGTATCAGCGTCCTCATAGAGACGCACCTGCACCTTTTTCAGATCGTCGTCCTGCAAAAGGCTGCCGGGCGCGAGGTCGTGCTGCAACGCCCACACCGTGCTCGATTTGTCCGCCGCGGCGATCACTCGAGCGCCGACCAGTACGCAGCCAAGGACCAGGATCATGCCCAGCACCATGCGAACATCGAACCATCGTGGCTTACCGATCCGGCGCGCCGGCGCGGATTGCGGCACGTCGACCGGTTCGGAAGCGCTTCGGGCATCGGGCGTTGTCACATTTGATCGTCCTCGCACGGGCCTTGCCTCACTAGTCGCAATCGGGTGTCCACCCGCGGATGGCGAAGCAACCATGCAGGTGAGCGCGGGTATAGCTCCCGTGGACTTTAAAGCGTTCCGGTAACAATTCGGTATACCTGTCCACAGGCCGCCGTCGTCCGAAGCACACGCCGGTGGACAACTGCCGACCGTTCAGGGCGAAGCGCTAGAGTGGCACCGCACCCGACAACTCCTGAGGAGGGACTCCATGGCGTCGGAACGATTCCTCACGCTGAGCGATGTCGCGGACGTCCTCAATATCTCCTCGTCGCAGACCTACGCGCTCGTTCGCACCGGCGAGCTGCCCGCCATCAAGGTTGGCGGCCGCGGCCAGTGGCGGGTCGAGCGTGATGAGCTGGAGGGCTACATCAAACGTATGTACGCCAAAACCGAGCGCCTCGTCGCGGACAACTCGATCGCCGAGTCCGCCGACTCCTGACTGTTCGTCACCGACCACCTCGCACTAGCGGTTCAACCGAACTGCTTCGACGAACGCGCCGATGGGCAGGGTTTGCACGGAGGTGACCTTGCCGATCCGGCGTGACTCATCCAGGTGATGTTCGGCGAGATCGATGAAGTCGGCGCCCACCCGGTCGATCGTGCCCGACATAGTCACCGCTCCGATGGTCGTCACGCGCACCGCAGACCGGTCGCGCGCAATACCTCGAAGCGCATGGCGCAAGTCAAGTCGAGCGGCGATCTGTCGCCGTGCTTCGTCGTACGGCGCGGCGATCGCGGTCGGCAGCTGACCGATCGCCGCGACCGAGGACAACGAGATCAGCCGTTCGTCCTGCCAGTCATCAACCACTACGAGCCAGTCGGGGCCAATTGCCTCGACCTGAGCCGCGTACGGCGTACCGGCCACGGTGGTGATCACAACCCGCCGGCCGACCGCCGCACGCAGCCGATCGACCAGCGCGACCTTACCCACCTCGATGCGGGTGCGTTCGGCTACCTCGGCGGTCAAGTCTGCGTCACGCTCGGCATCCAAACGACTTTCGAGGTCGGCAAATAATCGCGTCCATCTCACGTGCAGCACCTTGCCCGAACGACCGCCATCACCGCAACCGAAAGACATCCACAACTTCCTCGACCTTATTTGACAGTGAGCCCAAGTCGTCGTTAAATCGTGCGTATCGAACTTAAATACACCTAAACTGCATCAAACAGCATTAAACGAAGGAAGGAATCGCATGCCATTGCGTTCGATCTTCCGGATCGCCGGAACGTTCACGATGCTCGTGGGCGCCTGCTTGACCGGCTGCCGTTTGATCGGTCCGTCGTGGCGGGACGTCTACCACCTCGCGACCGCGCCTCAGCAGTTCACCCGCGTGGTCGGCGCCGACCACGTCGTCCTCGTGCTCGTGGGCGTTGCGCTATGGGTCCTGTGCGGATGGCTCACCATCGCTATCGCGTGCTGGGCCGGCGCGGCACTGCCCGGCCGAAGCGGACGCACGCTTGGTCGCATCGCGGGACTCATTTCGCCGCGACTAATACGACGCGCGTTGGGCATCGCGGTTGGAATTTCGCTCGGCCCCGGGATCGTTCAGGTCGCCGCGGCCAGCCCGCCGGCCGCTCCGGTCGCCGTGGTCGCCGAACTTCCCCAAGATGGCACGACGCCGTCGCTAACGTCCGGCGTCGACTGGCCGGTAGATCCGGCCGCCCCCGCAGCCACGAGCACAATCGCCGCCCATCCAGGTGACTGCCTGTGGTCGTTGGCCGAGGCGCACCTCGGTTACGGCGCCACAATTGCCGAGATTTCCAGCGAGGTCGACCGATGGTGGGACGCCAACGCCGAGGTCATTGGCGGCGATCCTGATCTGTTGTTCCCCGGCCAGGTCCTGGTCGTGCCCGGCAGCTAGCCCAGCCATCCCCTTCATTAACCAAAGGAGTCGAGCCCATGTCCGTAGTGGCAGTCGCGGTCTATCGCGCACCGTCAAGCGAGCCCGAGCCGCTCGCCGTCTCGGCCGGTCCCGCCCAGACCACAGAGCGCCGGCACCTGACCCTCGTCCAGCCGGCGGAGCAACTACTACTCGACGGGTTCGAACCACAGCCTGGCCGGCACCCGACCACGCGCGCCGGTCGGGACAATGACCAGGCGGTAGCGGGTCCACCGGAGGTGCTGGCGTTTGCGCGTCAGTACTGCCGGATGGCGGCCGAGGTCCTCACCGGGTTCCGGCCGGTCGAACAGCTGCGGCCCCACACGGCACTCGGGATCATGGAATGGTTTCGGCAGTACGCGATCCCGATTGCCAGGCACCGGCAGATCGCGCCGGCGCCCGCGATCCGAACGCTGGGCGTGTGTACTCCCGTGGCCGGAGTCGCCGAGGTCAACGCCGTGATCCAGCGTGGACCGCGAGCGCGCGCCATGACCGCCCGCTTCGTCGAGTACGACGACGAGTGGAAATGCGTTCACCTACAAGTGATCTAGGCTTCACTGCGGGCGCGCCATACCTCACCGACCGTCACGTATCGCGATCCGTGTTCGGAAAATCCCGAATCCGGCGCATCGATCGCACAAATGTGCCATTTTGCAGCAAGATTTCGTCAAGACGCGTGCGGAACCATACATTTGTGCGATCGGGAGGCCGAAACAAATCGAAACGGATTGCGCGGACTTAGCCTATCCGGGCCGCCGGAACTGAACCACCGATCGTCGCTAGCTTTCGGCGCCGTGGCAGCGTTTGTACTTCTTGCCCGACCCGCACGGGCAGGGGCCGTTACGGCTCGGACCGTTGCCGCCACGGTTGGCCGTCGCGCCCGCCTGCTTCTTACCGCTCGCGCCGCCACCGGAGCCGTTGCCGGCAGACACTTCGGCCTCACCGGACTCGTCCGGTCCGGAGTAACTCAACGGAGCCTGCTTCGGCCGCGTGTCGAGTCCGCCACCCAGGAGCGCCGGCGCCTTGTGCCTAGCCGGTTCGTCGAGGTCAATCTTCGGCGCGGACGTGCGGCTTTGAATCACTCGCCGTTTACGGCTCGGCTTGCGCGCGGGCGCCGCCGAGGCGAGCTCGCGCTCGGTCTCGTCAGCCGGCTCCAGTTGGGCCTCGTCGTCGGCCTGTGCGGCGTCGCCAGCGGTGGGTACCTCGATGTTGAATACGAACCCGACGGACTCTTCCTTGATGCCGTCGAGCATCGTGTTGAACATCTCGAACCCTTCGCGCTTGTACTCCGTGACCGGGTCGCGCTGTGCCATCGCCCGAAGGTGGATGCCTTCACGCAGGTAGTCCATTTCGTACAGGTGCTCACGCCACTTGCGATCAAGGACTGACAGGATGACCCGGCGTTCGATGTCGCGCATCGTCTCCTCGCCGACCTCCGCCTCGCGCGCGTCGTACGCCGCCTCGATATCGGCGGTGATCTCCTCGCGCAACAGGTCGGCAGTGAGCGCGGCCCGTCCCCCGGCGGTCTCGAACAGCTCTTCCTGAGTCAGAGCCACCGGATAGAGCGTGCCGAGCGCCGTCCATAGCTGATCGAGGTCCCAGTCCTCGGCGTAACCGGTGGAGGTAGCGCCTTCGACGTACTCACCGATGACGTCGCGGATCATGTGCCCGATCTCGTCCCGGAGATTTTCGCCCTCGAGTACCCGGCGCCGTTCGCCGTAGATGACCTCGCGCTGCTTGTTCATGACCTCGTCGTACTTGAGGACATTCTTGCGGATCTCGTGGTTCTGCTGCTCGATCTGCGTCTGCGCGGACAGGATCGAACGGGTCGCCCACTTCGATTCGATCGGCACATCGTCGGGCAGCCGCAGCCGGTTGAGCATCGATTCCAGCATCTCGCCGTTGCTGCGGCGCATGAGCTCGTCGTGCATCGACAGATAGAAGCGGGACTGCCCCGGGTCGCCCTGACGACCGGAACGACCGCGCAGCTGGTTGTCGATACGCCGAGACTCGTGCCGCTCGGTGCCGAGCACGTAGAGCCCGCCGGCCTTGATTACGTCCTCGTGCTCAGTGGCAACCTCGTCCTTGGCCGCTTCGAGCTCGTCCGGGTACGCCTCTTCGTATTCCTCGGGCGTATCGGCCGGGCTCAACCCGCGGTCACGTAGCCGCATGTCGGCGATAATCTCCGGGTTGCCGCCCAGCATGATGTCGGTGCCACGACCGGCCATGTTGGTCGCGACCGTGACGGCGCCCAACCTGCCGGCCTCGGCGACAATGTGCGCCTCACGTTCGTGCTGCTTCGCGTTGAGGACCTCATGCGGGACGCCCTTGCGGGTGAGCATTTTCGAGAGCAGCTCAGACTTCTCCACGCTCGTCGTACCGACGAGCACCGGCTGACCTTGTTCGTGGCACTCGGCGATGTCATCGACCACTGCGGTGAACTTCGCGGTCTCGGTCTTATAGATGATGTCCGACTGGTCGATGCGCGCCATCGGCTTGTTGGTCGGGATCGGGATCACGCCCAACTTGTACGTTTGCGACAGTTCGGCCGCCTCGGTCTGCGCCGTACCGGTCATGCCGGCCAGTTTGTCGTACAGGCGGAAGAAGTTTTGCAGGGTGATCGTCGCGAGAGTCTGGTTTTCCTGTTTGATCGGCACCCGCTCTTTGGCCTCGATCGCCTGGTGCATGCCCTCGTTGTAGCGCCGACCGTGCAGCACACGGCCAGTGAACGAGTCGACAATCAGCACCTCGCCGTCCTGGACGATGTAATCCTTGTCCTTGTGAAACAGCTCTTTTGCCTTGAGGGAGTTGTTGAGGTAACCGATGAGCGGCGTGTTGACCGACTCGTACAGATTTTCGATGCCGATCTGGTCCTCGACCAGCGCGACACCCTCTTCCGAGATACCGACGGTGTTTTTGCCTTCGTCAACCTCGTAATGCTTGTTCTTCTTCAGCAGCGGGGCGATCCGCGCGAACTCTAGGTACCAGCGGGTTGAGTGCTCGGCGGGCCCGGAGATGATCAGCGGGGTCCGGGCCTCGTCGACCAGGATCGAGTCGACCTCATCGACGATGGCGTAGTTATGCCCGCGCTGCACCAGGTCGTCACCGCTCCACGCCATGTTGTCGCGGAGGTAGTCGAAGCCGAACTCGTTGTTAGTGCCGTATGTAACGTCGCACGCATATTGCGCGCGGCGATGCTCGGAGGACTCGTTGGCGAGGATGACACCGACAGTCAGGCCTAGGAAGCGATAGACGCGGCCCATCCACTCCGCCTGGAATTTCGCGAGGTAGTCGTTGACCGTGACGAGGTGTACGCCCTTGCCCTCGAGCGCATTGAGGTAGACCGGCATGGTCGCGACCAGCGTCTTACCTTCACCGGTCTTCATCTCGGCGACGTTGCCCAGATGCAATGCGGCGCCGCCCATGATCTGCACGTTGTAGTGCCGTTGGCCGAGGGTGCGCTGCGAGGCCTCACGGACGGTCGCAAACGCCTCGGGTAGCAGCTGGTCGAGGGTTTCCCCGTCGGCGAGCCGTTCCCGAAACTCGTCGGTCTTGGCCCGCAGCTGCGCATCGGTCAAGTCGGTGAAGTCATCTTCGATGGCGTCTACGGCGTCGGCAATCGACTTGAGGCGACGTACCATCTTGCCTTCGCCGGCGCGAAGTATGCGAGCGAGTACCACTTTGAGCAATCAGCCCTTCAGATAGGCAGAACGATGGTCGGGCAGAGCGTACCCAACCCGACCATCGTAACCTTGGTTGCCGTTGTCTGTAGCGCAGACCACTCGCAAGAGCGGTCAGACCGCAGCTGTCTCGAGCTCGTCGTCCGCCTGAGCGACCGATGCATTGACGCCGTTGCCAGAGAGCCTGATCAGCCCATAGTCGTAGGCGTGCCTGCGATACACGACCGTCGGCCGGAGTGTCTCGGCGCACATGAACAGATAGAAGTCGTGCCCAACGAGTTCCATGTTTTCCAGCGCCTCGTCGACGCTCATCGGCGTATCGGGGTGCGACTTCTCGCGAATGATCTTGCCGGGACCAAACTCGTCGCTGTCGTGGTGTACGCCGTTGTATTCGTCCATTACCCGGTCGATGTCCGAGGCGGCCTGCGCGGCGTCGGCCGCGTCGGCGGTCGCCTCGGCCACCGAAGTAGGCGTGCGATTTCCGTGATGGATACGCCGTCGGTCGGCCGCTTTGCGTACCCGGGTCTCGAGGCGGGCGACCGCCGCGTCGAGCGCGGAGTAGAAGTCCGCGGCGACGGCCTCGGACCGGATGACCGGGCCCTTGGTGCGGAGCGTGATTTCGACGCGCTGTGCTATTTCGGCCTGTCGTGGGTTGCGTTCGTGCTGAAGCTCGACGTCGACGTTGATCAACTTGCTGTCATAACGTTCAAGACGCTCTAGCTTGTCCGCGACGTGTTGCCGGTAATGGTCTGGGACCTCAACGTTCCGGCCATGCACCACAATGTCCATCTGTGACCTCCTGGTTTTTCAGGGTTCAACTGGCGTCCACATGATCACCGTAGCGTCCTTTACCCGGGCCTGCTATGGATCTGGCAATCGAACTGCAACTGGTGTCGCGCGAGCGGGATGACCGGCTCATGACCGGCCGTTCAGCCGGACCGTAGCGGCGATCGTCGCGGCCCGGACACTCTCGGCTCCGCCTGCTCGCAACACCTCGGCGGCGGCGGTCAGCGTGGCTCCCGAAGTGACCAGGTCATCAATCAAGATCAGGTGCGCTCCGCGCACGAGGGACCGGGCGTCGCG is a genomic window containing:
- a CDS encoding DUF6912 family protein, which encodes MNRDIRIFVPTTPGGLRTLLEAGALPGPLVVHYSDLPTSEFGADEIEQAEFDALYDAAATSTQLLVETDGPEVRVVIAARSAPGSPQLRDDGESIIDGLPVGAVDAIHIDETSARRDVAGLVATVRGGAEPTEAQYVAVESRTLLWHDRGELAAIVTDLA
- a CDS encoding WS/DGAT/MGAT family O-acyltransferase, which produces MDRLNAGDASFLYAEDATMPMHVGGVFVVRPPRGGFDFDRFVELIVDRLSLAPRYRQRIATVPAKLANPVWIDDEEFDIGYHVRRSALPAPGSSKQLAELVSRLMSRRLDRSRPLWEIYLVEGLPRGRVAIITKAHHALVDGVRTFDISEILLDTSSIPEKRLLTEWHPRKTPSHIELLAASMRDYARRPRTVLDTWRAGISDAKTTSKRLAEIAGSIVTTARKVAQPPSASPLNVPIGAQRRFAMTCTKLDDYKIVSHRQKCSVNDVALATISGALRTWLMARGEAVRTSTTLRAMLPVSVRPSARSAVGPADGLATIFVDLPIGEPNALVRLSQIAYATAGHRESEQAISARTLVSLTEFAPPTVHSLAAQVTQGLTKRVYNLVITNVPGPQHPLYASGGRLVEMYPVVSLAKSQALAIGLTSYDGTVCFGLNADRDAMGDVDALSQMIEESLAELVGLCE
- a CDS encoding AAA family ATPase; translated protein: MLAGGEITVMTAVIASQLEAQIVSDFDNRKDGVVVVRRCVDLAEVLAVAYSGAAKALLVSADMPGLDRHIVEQLRTAGVGLVAVIEPMAPAQTQERLPDLGLHHVVAGDAGSAAIAGAVRRAVLDGAPSGPAPLADSAADHRDPPMPPGHETLSGRPPAPRSRGRGTVVAVWGPAGSPGRSTIALTLADEASRLGVPTLLVDADVYGGAIAPMLGLLDEAPGLAAACRLAAASSIDPTALARVAVAVGPNFRLLTGISRVDRWPELRPAAISEVLTTARRLAAFTVVDCGFSIEQDEELSYDTVAPRRNGATIAALGSADRIVMVSSADPVGVARSVRALGDLAELIPTNRPVLVANRVRGTLFSGDPRGQLDDAFRRFADHAVDEYVPDDPSGVDAALRTARTLAEAAPSSGIRSATRRLAVAFTGAAAPGKARRHRQSS
- a CDS encoding SAF domain-containing protein, encoding MTTPDARSASEPVDVPQSAPARRIGKPRWFDVRMVLGMILVLGCVLVGARVIAAADKSSTVWALQHDLAPGSLLQDDDLKKVQVRLYEDADTYLSGASSPAGRVLNRAVSAGELLPKSALARRSAYVTLALSVPSQRVPASLAHGQAINVYATQAESSNSQATDAGAGQTPVALVAEAVAVADVSGRGSGALTVSTSALQVSVKVPACQVEGLIAGAEGKTLSIVVLESTPAAKEDPC
- a CDS encoding helix-turn-helix domain-containing protein → MASERFLTLSDVADVLNISSSQTYALVRTGELPAIKVGGRGQWRVERDELEGYIKRMYAKTERLVADNSIAESADS
- a CDS encoding LysM peptidoglycan-binding domain-containing protein, which codes for MPLRSIFRIAGTFTMLVGACLTGCRLIGPSWRDVYHLATAPQQFTRVVGADHVVLVLVGVALWVLCGWLTIAIACWAGAALPGRSGRTLGRIAGLISPRLIRRALGIAVGISLGPGIVQVAAASPPAAPVAVVAELPQDGTTPSLTSGVDWPVDPAAPAATSTIAAHPGDCLWSLAEAHLGYGATIAEISSEVDRWWDANAEVIGGDPDLLFPGQVLVVPGS
- a CDS encoding Rv3235 family protein; protein product: MSVVAVAVYRAPSSEPEPLAVSAGPAQTTERRHLTLVQPAEQLLLDGFEPQPGRHPTTRAGRDNDQAVAGPPEVLAFARQYCRMAAEVLTGFRPVEQLRPHTALGIMEWFRQYAIPIARHRQIAPAPAIRTLGVCTPVAGVAEVNAVIQRGPRARAMTARFVEYDDEWKCVHLQVI
- the secA gene encoding preprotein translocase subunit SecA; this encodes MVLARILRAGEGKMVRRLKSIADAVDAIEDDFTDLTDAQLRAKTDEFRERLADGETLDQLLPEAFATVREASQRTLGQRHYNVQIMGGAALHLGNVAEMKTGEGKTLVATMPVYLNALEGKGVHLVTVNDYLAKFQAEWMGRVYRFLGLTVGVILANESSEHRRAQYACDVTYGTNNEFGFDYLRDNMAWSGDDLVQRGHNYAIVDEVDSILVDEARTPLIISGPAEHSTRWYLEFARIAPLLKKNKHYEVDEGKNTVGISEEGVALVEDQIGIENLYESVNTPLIGYLNNSLKAKELFHKDKDYIVQDGEVLIVDSFTGRVLHGRRYNEGMHQAIEAKERVPIKQENQTLATITLQNFFRLYDKLAGMTGTAQTEAAELSQTYKLGVIPIPTNKPMARIDQSDIIYKTETAKFTAVVDDIAECHEQGQPVLVGTTSVEKSELLSKMLTRKGVPHEVLNAKQHEREAHIVAEAGRLGAVTVATNMAGRGTDIMLGGNPEIIADMRLRDRGLSPADTPEEYEEAYPDELEAAKDEVATEHEDVIKAGGLYVLGTERHESRRIDNQLRGRSGRQGDPGQSRFYLSMHDELMRRSNGEMLESMLNRLRLPDDVPIESKWATRSILSAQTQIEQQNHEIRKNVLKYDEVMNKQREVIYGERRRVLEGENLRDEIGHMIRDVIGEYVEGATSTGYAEDWDLDQLWTALGTLYPVALTQEELFETAGGRAALTADLLREEITADIEAAYDAREAEVGEETMRDIERRVILSVLDRKWREHLYEMDYLREGIHLRAMAQRDPVTEYKREGFEMFNTMLDGIKEESVGFVFNIEVPTAGDAAQADDEAQLEPADETERELASAAPARKPSRKRRVIQSRTSAPKIDLDEPARHKAPALLGGGLDTRPKQAPLSYSGPDESGEAEVSAGNGSGGGASGKKQAGATANRGGNGPSRNGPCPCGSGKKYKRCHGAES
- the hpf gene encoding ribosome hibernation-promoting factor, HPF/YfiA family codes for the protein MDIVVHGRNVEVPDHYRQHVADKLERLERYDSKLINVDVELQHERNPRQAEIAQRVEITLRTKGPVIRSEAVAADFYSALDAAVARLETRVRKAADRRRIHHGNRTPTSVAEATADAADAAQAASDIDRVMDEYNGVHHDSDEFGPGKIIREKSHPDTPMSVDEALENMELVGHDFYLFMCAETLRPTVVYRRHAYDYGLIRLSGNGVNASVAQADDELETAAV